The Salvia miltiorrhiza cultivar Shanhuang (shh) chromosome 1, IMPLAD_Smil_shh, whole genome shotgun sequence genome has a window encoding:
- the LOC131010167 gene encoding uncharacterized protein LOC131010167 — MATNEHRRDLNKVFEAAVTNVDIQPTDDTSTKGIDLTGLTPPGFTTEMKSDASKPKKSKGMVKQSNLQHFMFKKRNSENPSSANVAPTNDLPQEKAMDLGGLNANSVPLEEKELIYDVELLPHDPGKRISIMDYPPNMRDSIRRAYILKKPCRPKSHDFPQKDFGASSRRFIHSWFKKWDWLEYSIEKDAAFCFVCYLFKNEVENNVGGDAFVNGGFKSWNKPDRFAKHVGGVKSIHNLAYEKYVNLRDGKKKSILVSFDNANDLTQREYEIHLKALISCVRYLLRQGLTFRGHRESEESLNRGNFIELLKWLKAHNESISKVTLENAPGNCQLIAPMTQKDIINCCAKETTMRILEELGDDYFAILADESSDVSQKEQLALCLRYIEGKIGKIVEPFIGLVHVGDTTALSLRSAIMSLLVEHSLSPSKIRGQGYDGAEGILN, encoded by the exons ATGGCAACCAATGAGCACCGCAGAGATCTGAACAAGGTTTTCGAAGCAGCTGTGACGAACGTAGATATTCAACCAACTGATGACACATCGACCAAAGGAATTGATTTGACTGGGCTCACTCCACCGGGTTTTACTACG GAAATGAAGAGTGATGCATCTAaaccaaaaaaatcaaaaggaaTGGTAAAACAATCCAATCTCCAACATTTTATGTTCAAGAAAAGAAATAGTGAGAATCCTTCTAGTGCTAATGTCGCTCCTACAAATGATTTACCTCAAGAAAAGGCTATGGATTTGGGTGGTTTAAATGCTAATAGTGTGCCATTGGAGGAGAAAGAATTGATTTATGATGTTGAGCTTCTTCCTCATGATCCGGGAAAAAGAATTAGCATAATGGATTATCCTCCAAATATGCGTGATTCAATTAGAAGAGCCTATATTCTTAAAAAGCCTTGCCGACCAAAAAGTCATGATTTTCCTCAAAAAGACTTTGGAGCTTCATCACGCCGATTTATTCATTCTTGGTTTAAAAAATGGGATTGGCTTGAATATAGTATTGAGAAAGATGCCgcattttgttttgtttgctaCTTGTTCAAGAATGAAGTGGAAAATAATGTGGGGGGAGATGCATTTGTCAATGGAGGGTTTAAGTCTTGGAATAAACCGGATAGGTTCGCGAAACATGTTGGTGGAGTTAAAAGTATTCACAATCTTGCTTATGAGAAATATGTGAATTTAAGAGATGGCAAAAAGAAATCAATTCTTGTTTCTTTTGATAATGCCAATGACTTGACTCAAAGAGAGTATGAAATTCACTTGAAAGCTTTAATTTCTTGTGTGCGTTATCTATTGCGACAAGGCTTGACATTTCGAGGACATAGAGAAAGTGAAGAATCCCTTAATAGaggaaattttattgaacttttgAAATGGTTGAAGGCACATAATGAATCTATTTCAAAGGTCACTTTAGAAAATGCTCCAGGGAATTGCCAATTGATAGCTCCAATGACTCAAAAAGATATTATCAATTGTTGTGCTAAAGAAACAACTATGAGAATATTGGAGGAGCTTGGTGATGATTACTTTGCTATATTGGCCGATGAGTCGAGTGATGTGTCCCAAAAGGAACAACTAGCTCTTTGTTTGCGATATATTGAAGGAAAAATAGGAAAGATAGTGGAGCCATTTATTGGACTTGTTCATGTTGGTGATACCACAGCTTTGTCTCTTAGAAGTGCAATTATGTCTTTACTTGTTGAACATTCATTGAGTCCATCTAAGATTCGAGGGCAAGGGTATGATGGggctgaaggaatattaaattga
- the LOC131010250 gene encoding uncharacterized protein LOC131010250 produces the protein MSTILGYTNDLCLALQRKDQDIVGAMRLVTLTKVVLQKMRENGWEALLDKVTSFCNDNDIGVPDMESRYIPQGRSKRFAQQVSYLHHFRVDMFLEVIDLLLQELDNRFDEVNMELFICMACLDPKDGFSSFDKEKVLKLATFYPSEFSSIDLMALECQLDIFMEDMKRDVGFQNLQDVSSLLMKLVETKRHVTYPLIFLLIKLVLIIPVATASVERAFSGMTYVKNRLRNSMGDQVLNDCLVTFIEKDMFLQVSDDEVVKRFEEMKTRRKIN, from the coding sequence ATGTCTACTATACTTGGGTACACTAATGATTTGTGTCTTGCTCTGCAAAGAAAGGATCAAGATATTGTTGGTGCTATGAGACTTGTCACTTTGACAAAAGTTGTATTACAGAAAATGAGGGAGAATGGATGGGAGGCTCTTTTAGATAAAGTTACCTCATTTTGCAATGATAATGACATTGGTGTTCCAGATATGGAGTCTCGATATATCCCTCAAGGAAGATCAAAGCGTTTTGCTCAACAAGTTTCATATCTTCATCATTTCCGAGTTGACATGTTTCTAGAAGTAATTGATTTACTACTTCAAGAACTTGACAATCGATTTGATGAGGTCAATATGGAGTTGTTTATATGCATGGCTTGCTTAGATCCTAAAGATGGCTTCTCTTCTTTTGACAAGGAAAAGGTACTCAAACTTGCAACTTTTTATCCATCTGAATTTTCAAGCATTGATTTGATGGCTCTTGAATGCCAACTTGATATATTTATGGAGGACATGAAAAGAGATGTTGGGTTTCAAAATTTACAAGATGTTAGTTCTCTTTTGATGAAGCTTGTTGAAACTAAGAGACATGTGACTTATCCTCTAATATTTTTGCTCATCAAGTTGGTGTTGATTATTCCTGTTGCTACTGCAAGTGTAGAGAGAGCATTTTCTGGAATGACGTATGTCAAGAATAGGCTACGAAATAGCATGGGTGATCAAGTTCTAAATGATTGTTTGGTTACTTTCATTGAGAAAGATATGTTTCTACAAGTTTCCGATGACGAGGTTGTGAAACGCTTTGAAGAAATGAAGACTCGTCGAAAGATAAATTAG